Proteins from a genomic interval of Microthrixaceae bacterium:
- a CDS encoding NYN domain-containing protein, whose amino-acid sequence MSVELELIRPALELAVEVARSGCTATPPVDPPRALVPFLRFRRIPAKALVAARRVIDGDEEFRARVAAEVVEAEGVEGVEGAVESAVLGRAAVVYLTRPDGWEQEFGDLVEIAERDHAIASETAAAVNRDRSAERLGRQVEELRRTLADSEASRHTEEQRARSALQRVDAMAQALDGAEASLNAAEAARQRAVRELKATERRLAERIAEVKELSARVEELEAEVLLQQGDALAADAVASAVQARQSSDALLVETLRERWDALAPALGEIQRLLAVPPGDAASTPAELLKDAQTARSSAGGATGPGNSRSTGEHAGSARAVRRAPRLPARIAPGSAEATRWLLSRPNLTVFVDGYNVTMLGWPELNATEQRSMLERSARRLQARHGCRVVLVFDGDGEGGRDVRTALGSPVRVMFTEASVEADDEILRQLDLGTEPAVVVSNDRRVQTGAQERGAVVMSSTEFLTILS is encoded by the coding sequence GTGAGCGTCGAACTGGAGCTCATTCGCCCTGCGCTTGAGCTGGCGGTCGAGGTGGCTCGATCGGGATGCACCGCGACGCCGCCGGTCGATCCGCCGCGAGCGTTGGTTCCGTTCCTTCGCTTCCGGCGTATCCCCGCCAAGGCGTTGGTGGCGGCGCGGCGCGTGATCGATGGCGACGAGGAGTTCCGAGCGCGGGTCGCGGCGGAGGTCGTCGAGGCCGAGGGGGTCGAGGGGGTCGAGGGGGCAGTCGAGTCCGCAGTGCTGGGCCGGGCCGCAGTTGTTTACCTGACGCGGCCGGACGGCTGGGAGCAAGAGTTCGGCGATCTCGTCGAGATCGCCGAGCGCGACCATGCGATCGCGTCTGAAACCGCCGCCGCGGTGAACCGTGATCGAAGTGCGGAGCGCCTCGGGCGACAGGTCGAAGAGCTCCGCCGGACGTTGGCTGATTCGGAGGCCTCGCGCCACACCGAGGAGCAGCGAGCCCGATCAGCGCTACAGCGGGTCGACGCCATGGCGCAGGCGCTCGATGGGGCGGAGGCGTCGCTGAACGCGGCGGAAGCGGCGCGCCAGCGCGCGGTCAGGGAGTTGAAAGCCACCGAGCGTCGGTTGGCCGAGCGCATCGCTGAGGTCAAGGAGTTGAGCGCACGGGTTGAGGAGCTCGAGGCCGAAGTGCTGCTGCAGCAGGGCGATGCGTTGGCTGCGGACGCGGTCGCGTCGGCGGTTCAGGCGCGTCAAAGCAGCGACGCCCTGTTGGTGGAGACCCTTCGGGAGCGATGGGATGCGCTCGCGCCGGCGCTCGGTGAGATTCAACGGTTGCTGGCGGTGCCGCCTGGCGACGCGGCATCGACGCCAGCCGAACTGTTGAAAGATGCCCAGACCGCGCGTTCGTCCGCTGGTGGGGCGACAGGGCCCGGCAACTCCAGGTCGACGGGCGAGCACGCTGGAAGTGCGCGTGCGGTTCGGCGGGCGCCTCGGCTGCCCGCACGGATCGCGCCTGGCAGCGCTGAGGCGACCAGATGGCTGCTGTCTCGGCCGAACCTCACGGTGTTTGTCGACGGGTACAACGTGACGATGTTGGGTTGGCCGGAGTTGAACGCGACCGAGCAGCGCTCGATGTTGGAGCGTTCGGCACGCCGGCTTCAGGCTCGCCACGGTTGTCGAGTCGTGTTGGTCTTCGACGGTGATGGCGAAGGCGGCCGTGATGTGCGCACGGCGCTTGGCTCGCCGGTGCGGGTCATGTTCACCGAGGCTTCGGTCGAGGCGGACGACGAGATTCTGCGCCAACTCGACCTCGGGACGGAACCTGCGGTCGTGGTGTCGAACGACCGGCGAGTGCAGACCGGCGCGCAGGAGCGGGGAGCGGTCGTGATGAGCTCAACGGAGTTCCTGACGATTTTGTCGTAG
- a CDS encoding glycosyltransferase family 4 protein — protein sequence MNESGAANHLLVTNDFPPKVGGIQSYLWELWRRLPPAATTVLTTPYSGSEAFDAVSPIRIVRTPDKVLLPHPGLARRINRLAQEVDASMVVLDPVLPLGALAPQIERPIAYVLHGAEITVPGRLPGSAQLMGSLLRRADLVIAAGGYPLAEAQRCAGRRLNSVVIPPGVDTERFIPISHDERRTTRRRLGLPEDARIVTAVSRLVPRKGFDMVIRAAARLAPARPDLLVAIAGSGRDEARLKRLATSLGAPVAFMGRIPDEDLAAFHACGDVFAMLCHDRWFGLEQEGFGIVFLEAASCGVPQLAGRSGGSHEAVEHGVTGSVVDDPRDVVDVATGLAHLLDHPDPAMARESRRRAVAEFSYDLLAARLAQALGCGPATSSAEISGEISAEPSGVTDGDSAPEAAGR from the coding sequence GTGAACGAATCCGGCGCAGCGAACCACCTGCTGGTCACCAACGATTTCCCCCCGAAAGTGGGCGGCATTCAGTCCTACCTCTGGGAGTTGTGGCGTCGACTCCCGCCGGCCGCCACCACGGTGCTGACCACCCCGTACTCGGGATCCGAGGCGTTCGATGCTGTGTCGCCCATTCGGATCGTGCGGACCCCGGACAAGGTGCTGCTGCCGCATCCCGGCTTGGCGCGCCGCATCAACCGCCTCGCGCAGGAGGTTGACGCCTCGATGGTCGTGCTCGATCCGGTGCTTCCGCTGGGCGCGCTGGCCCCCCAGATCGAGCGCCCGATCGCGTACGTCCTGCACGGCGCCGAGATCACGGTTCCCGGTCGTCTCCCGGGCAGCGCCCAGCTCATGGGGTCGCTGCTGCGGCGAGCAGATCTGGTCATCGCCGCCGGAGGGTATCCGCTTGCCGAGGCGCAGCGTTGTGCGGGTCGGCGGTTGAATTCGGTCGTCATTCCGCCGGGGGTCGATACCGAACGCTTCATCCCGATTTCGCATGACGAACGTCGCACCACCCGTCGCCGTCTCGGCCTGCCGGAGGACGCACGAATCGTGACCGCCGTCAGTCGCCTGGTTCCGCGCAAGGGTTTCGACATGGTGATTCGAGCGGCTGCCCGGCTCGCTCCCGCCCGACCGGATCTGCTCGTGGCCATCGCCGGATCCGGACGTGACGAGGCGCGCCTCAAGCGGCTCGCGACATCCCTTGGCGCACCGGTGGCGTTTATGGGCCGGATTCCCGACGAGGACCTTGCCGCGTTCCACGCGTGTGGTGACGTGTTCGCGATGCTGTGTCACGACCGTTGGTTCGGGCTCGAACAAGAAGGGTTCGGAATCGTGTTCCTCGAGGCGGCGAGTTGCGGCGTTCCGCAGCTCGCCGGACGCAGCGGCGGAAGTCACGAGGCCGTGGAACACGGGGTGACCGGGTCGGTGGTCGACGACCCGCGCGACGTGGTCGACGTCGCGACCGGGCTTGCGCACCTGCTCGACCACCCAGACCCTGCGATGGCGCGCGAGTCGCGTCGGCGTGCGGTTGCGGAGTTCTCCTATGACTTGCTGGCGGCCAGGCTTGCGCAAGCGCTCGGCTGTGGCCCAGCGACATCCTCGGCGGAGATCTCAGGGGAGATCTCGGCGGAGCCCTCGGGGGTGACCGATGGCGACTCGGCCCCGGAGGCGGCGGGTCGATGA
- a CDS encoding HNH endonuclease — protein MFDLLTSPEAKGVPGGYVEGPPTAAEVARIAAINAWHDEYDELEAEVRTLAGEINAAHARLATKVATMTSDPRYNLAGDWRSVTHWLIVNCGMTRYMAQLVAQVAESVTDNAMPTVMGLAHDGAISLGMAALAARVACPENEQALAGIATTATTTQAARAFGWYRKLKPGIDDQTPDDQEPTDEGETPDDDDETPDDERASGDERPAGSAQGGTAVPTPEATDVTDDDETYWRTWTDEHGRWRVNGRAPIELGALLDEAFEAARRSAQRHGTPQTHNNTDSDSAHNTAAGDQPASEDPRDSRAPAGERTAIASNYLILYHLARMVIDSAQTDRLTREGNEPFCVNVLVDIDTLVTQRLRPDSVATLLNGTELTPTVVAMLAQAGTLQLLWHQSGVPIKVGTEQRFATPTQRKALRVQYGGCAVPGCGQTRFLHYHHVQPYPHGPTDLDNLVPICSFHHRRIHSGHLNAAIVDGHAQFHDERGRLLGNTMAQHALNATTPPTEHSLRNRIDNIDIDKYTAKPAGAGAPLTSWALSVWVEALLGQP, from the coding sequence ATGTTCGATCTTCTCACCTCACCTGAAGCCAAGGGCGTGCCCGGCGGATACGTCGAGGGACCGCCCACAGCGGCCGAAGTCGCGCGGATCGCCGCGATCAACGCGTGGCACGACGAATACGACGAACTCGAAGCCGAGGTGCGAACCCTGGCCGGCGAAATCAACGCGGCTCACGCCCGCCTGGCCACCAAGGTCGCCACGATGACCTCAGATCCCCGCTACAACCTCGCCGGCGATTGGCGTTCGGTCACCCACTGGCTGATCGTGAACTGCGGCATGACCCGCTACATGGCCCAACTGGTCGCCCAAGTCGCCGAATCGGTCACCGACAACGCCATGCCCACCGTGATGGGCTTGGCACACGACGGTGCCATCTCCCTCGGCATGGCCGCGCTAGCAGCACGCGTCGCCTGCCCCGAAAACGAACAAGCCCTCGCCGGCATCGCCACCACCGCCACCACCACCCAAGCCGCCCGAGCGTTCGGCTGGTACCGCAAACTCAAACCAGGCATCGACGACCAGACCCCAGACGACCAGGAGCCCACCGACGAGGGCGAGACACCCGACGACGACGACGAGACACCCGACGACGAGAGGGCATCCGGCGACGAGCGTCCGGCCGGCTCGGCTCAAGGCGGCACGGCGGTTCCCACCCCCGAGGCGACCGACGTGACCGACGACGACGAAACCTACTGGCGGACCTGGACCGACGAACACGGACGCTGGAGAGTCAACGGTCGAGCCCCGATCGAACTCGGAGCCCTACTCGACGAAGCCTTCGAAGCCGCCCGCCGCAGCGCACAACGCCACGGAACACCCCAAACCCACAACAACACCGACAGCGACAGTGCTCACAACACCGCCGCCGGGGACCAACCTGCCAGCGAGGACCCACGCGACAGCCGGGCACCCGCGGGCGAACGCACCGCGATCGCGTCGAACTACCTGATCCTGTACCACCTCGCCCGAATGGTCATCGACTCAGCACAAACCGACCGATTGACCCGCGAAGGAAACGAACCGTTCTGCGTGAACGTCCTCGTCGACATCGACACCCTCGTCACCCAACGCCTCCGACCCGACTCGGTCGCAACCCTGCTCAACGGCACCGAACTCACCCCAACAGTGGTCGCCATGTTGGCCCAAGCCGGAACCCTGCAACTGCTCTGGCACCAAAGCGGTGTCCCCATCAAGGTCGGCACCGAACAACGTTTCGCGACCCCAACCCAACGAAAAGCGCTACGCGTCCAATACGGCGGATGCGCAGTCCCAGGATGTGGCCAAACACGATTCCTGCACTACCACCACGTCCAGCCCTACCCCCACGGCCCAACCGATCTCGACAACCTGGTACCAATCTGCTCGTTCCACCACCGCCGCATCCACAGCGGTCACCTCAACGCGGCCATCGTCGACGGACACGCACAATTCCACGACGAACGTGGACGCCTCCTCGGCAACACCATGGCCCAACACGCACTCAACGCCACCACACCACCAACCGAACACAGCTTGCGGAACCGCATCGACAACATCGACATCGACAAATACACCGCCAAACCCGCCGGCGCCGGCGCACCACTCACCTCATGGGCACTCTCGGTCTGGGTCGAAGCCCTTCTCGGCCAACCCTAG
- a CDS encoding exonuclease domain-containing protein, which yields MSPISSPSVAAPRQISFDDLGTPLNEVTFCIIDFETTGTSCDHDTITEIGAVKVHAGAEVARFQTLVNPGRLIPPQVTVLTGIAQAMVTTAPRIEAVLPTLLEFIADSVLVAHNARFDMSFLQAALRRSGRDELTNPVIDTVPLSRRLFGDEVTNHRLSTLARHFRLSHRPTHRALDDALATAELLHIVIDRAAALGVRGLDDLRSLPKLANHPQVAKLHLTDRLPRSPGVYLFRTEDGRVLYVGKATNLRTRVRSYFGSDDRRKIGPLLRDTQRIDHKSTSSTLEAEVLEMRLIHHFEPAYNRDGTRWRSSVYVKVDSGRSPAGRSPAERSPAGRSPSGSRQPRLIVTAAPKPDDRVVAGPLSSRRIARSFVHAVEQVADRVAEAELNLTTLCEDPTVVVDAFTQRMSELAAEERFEAAAAARDHLGDVASTVERQRLLDSMARCTIEFATPDGHRFLVRRGLLERVWEPSQRAGIDGLDPGRATEAMPTGPGDADRPLRADLADEVLLIGRWLERNGERIRLLRVDGHLASPRTPVPSPGRAPEQSQPEQSQPEQSQPA from the coding sequence ATGTCGCCGATCAGCTCTCCGTCAGTGGCGGCCCCTCGCCAGATCAGCTTCGACGATCTCGGAACACCACTGAACGAGGTCACGTTCTGCATCATCGATTTCGAAACGACCGGAACGAGCTGCGACCACGACACCATCACCGAGATCGGAGCGGTGAAGGTACACGCCGGCGCCGAGGTCGCAAGGTTTCAGACCCTCGTGAACCCGGGTCGCCTGATTCCACCCCAGGTGACGGTACTCACCGGGATCGCCCAAGCGATGGTGACTACCGCACCGAGGATCGAGGCGGTGTTGCCCACACTGCTCGAGTTCATCGCCGACTCGGTCCTCGTCGCCCACAACGCCCGCTTCGACATGTCGTTTCTGCAGGCAGCACTTCGACGCAGCGGCCGCGACGAGCTCACCAACCCGGTGATCGACACGGTCCCACTGTCGAGGCGTCTGTTCGGCGACGAGGTGACGAACCATCGGCTCTCCACGCTTGCGAGACACTTCCGACTGTCGCACCGGCCAACCCACCGAGCGCTCGACGACGCACTCGCAACCGCCGAACTCCTACACATCGTCATCGATCGAGCAGCGGCACTCGGAGTTCGCGGACTCGACGATCTGCGGTCGCTCCCCAAGCTCGCCAACCATCCACAGGTCGCGAAGCTGCACCTCACCGATCGACTTCCGAGGTCGCCCGGCGTGTATCTGTTTCGCACGGAGGACGGCCGGGTGCTCTACGTCGGCAAGGCGACGAACCTACGAACCCGCGTGCGGTCGTATTTCGGATCGGACGACCGCCGCAAGATCGGCCCACTCCTGCGCGACACCCAGCGCATCGACCACAAGTCCACCTCGTCAACGCTCGAGGCCGAGGTGTTGGAGATGCGCCTCATTCACCATTTCGAACCCGCTTACAACCGCGACGGGACCCGCTGGCGCTCGTCGGTCTATGTGAAGGTCGACTCCGGACGCTCGCCCGCCGGACGCTCGCCCGCCGAACGCTCGCCCGCCGGACGCTCACCCTCCGGGAGCCGCCAGCCGCGCCTCATCGTCACCGCCGCCCCCAAACCCGACGACCGGGTCGTCGCCGGGCCGCTGTCGAGCCGCCGCATCGCTCGATCCTTCGTCCACGCCGTCGAGCAGGTGGCCGATCGAGTCGCCGAAGCCGAACTCAACCTGACGACCCTCTGCGAGGACCCGACGGTCGTGGTCGATGCGTTCACACAACGCATGAGCGAACTCGCAGCCGAGGAACGCTTCGAAGCGGCCGCGGCGGCGCGGGATCATCTGGGTGACGTCGCCTCCACCGTCGAACGCCAACGCCTCCTCGACTCGATGGCGCGATGCACCATCGAGTTCGCAACCCCCGACGGGCACCGGTTTCTGGTCCGCCGGGGACTCCTCGAACGGGTTTGGGAGCCATCGCAGCGAGCGGGCATCGACGGCCTCGATCCGGGACGGGCCACCGAAGCGATGCCGACGGGACCGGGCGACGCCGACCGCCCACTGCGAGCCGACCTGGCGGACGAGG
- the queG gene encoding tRNA epoxyqueuosine(34) reductase QueG, protein MPDPPVAQTGDPPEPAGPTGVTSAKATRGADSRGEPKRSQASHATPPQVSGGARRRGGVRRTGDARRASGSQPVVLDGSDLSELFEVGRAAGLDLVGATRAAAWGHTRTQLERRRNLGLNADMAFTYKNPPRSTDATRVVKGAATLIVGARSYLQTDDAPPDPSIEVAAQVARYATADHYGQLAASLERVAEALRARGARAVVVLDRNDIVDREAAWRCGIGWYGKNSLLLAPGFGSWIVLGSVVTNARLNPDTAPVPTPVGDHCGTCRRCVDACPTGAIVADGVIDAGRCLSWLLQARGSFPVEHRVALGDRIYGCDDCQTACPPNRAVELRARRLESSDDVGSGPHRSIASPGRWMDAMELLNLDDEALLDRVGRWYIADRNPDLVRRNLLIVIANSAPADNASVRSVLEQFDSGADPMLSEHATWALNRLDDRIGSTIGSPSGAGSGTTTDQTTTMESDPPPATTRAP, encoded by the coding sequence ATGCCGGATCCACCCGTGGCTCAGACTGGCGATCCGCCTGAACCTGCGGGACCGACCGGAGTCACGTCCGCCAAGGCGACCCGTGGCGCTGATTCACGCGGTGAGCCGAAACGCTCGCAAGCCTCACACGCAACGCCGCCCCAGGTCAGCGGCGGGGCCAGGCGCCGTGGCGGGGTCCGGCGCACCGGCGATGCCCGGCGCGCTAGCGGATCCCAACCGGTGGTGCTCGACGGCAGCGACCTTTCCGAACTCTTCGAGGTCGGCCGAGCGGCGGGACTCGATCTCGTCGGTGCGACCCGCGCCGCGGCGTGGGGTCACACCCGAACCCAACTCGAGCGCCGCCGGAACCTGGGCCTGAACGCGGACATGGCCTTCACCTACAAGAACCCACCGCGCAGCACCGATGCCACGCGCGTGGTGAAGGGCGCAGCGACCCTCATCGTCGGGGCTCGCAGCTACCTCCAGACCGATGATGCGCCCCCGGACCCTTCGATCGAGGTCGCGGCGCAGGTGGCGAGGTACGCGACGGCCGACCATTACGGGCAACTCGCCGCATCCCTCGAACGGGTTGCCGAAGCGTTGCGCGCCCGAGGCGCTCGGGCGGTCGTGGTCCTCGACCGAAATGACATCGTCGACCGTGAAGCCGCGTGGCGCTGTGGGATCGGGTGGTACGGCAAGAACTCGCTCCTGTTGGCTCCAGGGTTCGGGAGCTGGATCGTGTTGGGCTCGGTGGTGACCAACGCGAGGCTCAACCCCGATACCGCACCGGTGCCGACGCCGGTCGGCGATCATTGCGGCACATGTCGACGCTGTGTCGACGCATGTCCGACCGGAGCGATCGTCGCCGATGGTGTCATCGATGCGGGCCGGTGTCTGTCCTGGTTGCTGCAGGCCCGCGGGAGCTTTCCGGTCGAACACCGTGTCGCGCTGGGAGATCGGATCTACGGTTGCGACGACTGCCAGACGGCATGTCCGCCGAACCGTGCGGTCGAGTTGCGGGCCCGACGCCTGGAGTCGTCGGATGATGTTGGGTCCGGACCACATCGCTCTATTGCGAGCCCTGGACGATGGATGGACGCGATGGAGCTGTTGAACCTGGACGACGAGGCGCTGCTGGATCGCGTCGGTCGTTGGTACATCGCGGACCGCAATCCCGACCTCGTGCGTCGCAACCTCCTGATCGTCATCGCCAACAGCGCCCCCGCCGACAACGCCAGCGTCCGCTCCGTCCTCGAACAGTTCGATTCCGGTGCCGACCCGATGCTGTCCGAACATGCAACGTGGGCGCTGAATCGCCTCGATGACCGAATCGGTTCCACCATCGGTTCCCCCTCCGGTGCCGGATCTGGAACGACGACCGACCAAACCACCACAATGGAATCCGATCCGCCACCGGCGACGACGAGGGCCCCGTGA